One Epinephelus fuscoguttatus linkage group LG10, E.fuscoguttatus.final_Chr_v1 genomic window carries:
- the smim24 gene encoding small integral membrane protein 24, producing the protein MYLSFLVLCVLLSASSCSANKGARTGLRVAAGSQTVTLQPWLVGLTAVVGFLFIVFTILIVRRLLRKDRDDEESCGYDNKAVEMEEGDIKQTNL; encoded by the exons ATGTATTTGTCTTTccttgtgttgtgtgtgctgctgtctgccTCCAGCTGCTCAGCTAACAAAG gtgcacgGACTGGCTTGCGAGTGGCAGCAGGATCGCAGACAGTGACTCTTCAGCCCTGGTTGGTGGGTCTGACAGCTGTGGTCGGTTTCCTCTTCATTGTCTTCACCATCCTGATCGTTCGCAGATTACTCAGGAAGGACAG GGACGATGAAGAGAGTTGTGGTTATGACAACAAGGCTGTAGAGATGGAGGAAGGTGATATTAAACAAACCAATCTGTAG